In a genomic window of Sporosarcina trichiuri:
- the abc-f gene encoding ribosomal protection-like ABC-F family protein: MYMKAEGIAKSLGGTIIFENLTMDVNAGEHVALVGRNGCGKTTLLRLLAGEDTPDSGRIIRAKDSTVGFLHQIPSYPGQTVKEVMLKAFSGLLAVEKRMKELESRMAEEVTDRILRQYGELQESFMEQGGYEMESRLLSIANGLGITRFLDQPFDSLSGGEKTKVMLGRILLQQPDILLLDEPTNHLDLSAIEWLEQHMQHFSGTVILVSHDREFMNRVVGKVIELEDGECWVSHGDYDQFLLNREARLAQQFSAYQEQQKKIKKIKEAIRRLRQWANEASPPNPDLYRKAKSMEKMLTRMEVVRKPKAEKAMRLHLDASDRSGKEVISMEALSHSFDEESYVLADCSLAVHWQDRLAIVGNNGSGKSTLLKLMLGELAPSEGTVRLGSNVKAGYLAQQFGTAEGDQRLIEAFREDIAMTEADARHVLAQFLFYGHDVYKKVKDLSGGERMRLRLAQLMQEDLNLLILDEPTNHLDIESREVLEETLAQFSGTLVAVSHDRYFLQKLFTTVAWVEAGTVTVHAGDYTFARRKQLALRG, encoded by the coding sequence ATGTATATGAAAGCAGAAGGAATCGCCAAATCACTTGGCGGCACAATAATTTTTGAAAACTTGACGATGGATGTGAACGCAGGCGAACACGTGGCACTTGTCGGCCGGAACGGCTGCGGGAAGACGACACTGCTTCGGCTGCTCGCAGGAGAGGACACGCCGGACAGCGGGCGGATCATCCGTGCGAAAGACAGCACGGTCGGCTTTCTGCATCAGATCCCATCGTATCCGGGGCAGACCGTAAAGGAGGTCATGCTGAAAGCCTTCAGTGGATTGCTTGCAGTGGAAAAACGGATGAAGGAACTGGAATCCCGGATGGCTGAAGAGGTGACGGACCGGATTCTCCGTCAGTACGGCGAATTGCAGGAATCCTTCATGGAGCAGGGCGGCTACGAGATGGAGTCGCGCCTGCTGAGCATCGCGAATGGATTGGGGATCACCCGATTTCTTGATCAGCCGTTCGACTCGCTGAGCGGCGGGGAGAAGACGAAAGTGATGCTCGGCCGGATCCTGCTGCAGCAGCCGGACATCCTGCTGCTCGACGAACCGACAAACCATCTGGATCTGTCCGCAATCGAGTGGCTCGAGCAGCACATGCAGCATTTTTCGGGGACGGTCATCCTCGTGTCCCACGACCGGGAATTCATGAACCGGGTTGTCGGAAAAGTGATCGAGCTGGAGGACGGCGAGTGCTGGGTGAGCCATGGCGATTACGATCAGTTCCTGCTGAACCGAGAAGCACGGCTTGCCCAGCAGTTTTCCGCGTACCAGGAGCAGCAGAAAAAAATAAAGAAAATCAAAGAAGCGATCCGCCGGCTGCGGCAGTGGGCGAACGAAGCCTCGCCGCCGAATCCGGACTTGTACCGAAAGGCCAAGTCGATGGAGAAGATGCTCACCCGGATGGAAGTCGTCCGGAAACCGAAGGCCGAAAAGGCGATGCGCCTTCACCTGGACGCCTCAGACCGGAGCGGGAAAGAGGTGATCTCCATGGAGGCACTCAGCCATTCATTCGACGAAGAATCGTACGTCCTCGCTGATTGCTCACTTGCGGTCCATTGGCAGGATCGTCTGGCGATTGTCGGCAACAATGGGTCCGGAAAGTCGACTCTCCTGAAACTGATGCTCGGTGAGCTGGCACCTTCGGAAGGCACCGTGCGGCTCGGTTCAAATGTGAAAGCCGGCTATCTCGCCCAGCAGTTCGGTACGGCCGAAGGGGACCAGCGGCTGATCGAAGCGTTCCGGGAAGATATTGCCATGACGGAAGCCGATGCCCGGCATGTACTTGCACAGTTCCTGTTCTATGGTCACGACGTCTACAAGAAGGTGAAGGACTTGAGCGGCGGGGAGAGGATGCGTCTGCGCCTTGCGCAACTCATGCAGGAAGATCTGAATCTGCTCATCCTCGACGAACCGACGAATCACTTGGATATCGAAAGCCGGGAAGTGCTCGAAGAGACGCTGGCGCAGTTCAGCGGTACGCTAGTTGCCGTCAGCCATGACCGATATTTCCTGCAGAAGCTGTTCACGACGGTCGCCTGGGTGGAGGCAGGGACAGTCACTGTGCACGCCGGCGATTATACATTTGCCCGGCGGAAACAGCTGGCGCTGAGGGGATAG
- a CDS encoding M42 family metallopeptidase translates to MTYTPDTAKTKELIRQLVSIPSPSGYTDQVISFVEDYLNDSGAEMQRNRKGGLIVTLPGEDTSQHRMLTAHVDTLGAMVKEVKSNGRLRLDLIGGYHFNSIEGEYCTIHTSSGKTFTGTILMHQTSVHVYKNAGSAERNQVNMEVRIDAHAKTAEDVRTLGIEVGDFVSLDPRVELCDNGFIKSRHLDDKASVAILLQLIEQLRDEKIKLPYTTHFLISNNEEIGYGGNSNIPPETVEYLAVDMGAMGDGQSTDEFTVSICVKDASGPYHLGLRQALTQLAKQHDIPYQLDIYPYYGSDASAAIKAGHDIIHGLIGPGIDSSHAFERTHEDSLRCTLQLLYHYVQSEMQQ, encoded by the coding sequence ATGACCTATACACCTGACACTGCAAAAACGAAGGAACTGATCCGGCAGCTCGTGTCGATTCCGAGTCCGTCCGGTTACACCGACCAAGTCATTTCATTCGTCGAGGACTATCTGAACGACAGCGGCGCCGAGATGCAGCGCAACCGGAAAGGCGGTCTTATCGTGACACTGCCCGGCGAAGACACGTCACAGCACCGGATGCTGACGGCGCACGTCGACACACTCGGTGCGATGGTAAAGGAAGTGAAAAGCAACGGCCGGCTTCGTCTCGACCTGATCGGCGGCTACCACTTCAACTCGATCGAAGGCGAATACTGCACGATCCACACGTCGTCCGGCAAGACATTCACTGGCACGATCCTGATGCACCAGACATCCGTCCACGTCTACAAGAATGCCGGCTCAGCGGAACGCAACCAGGTCAATATGGAAGTGCGCATCGATGCACACGCGAAAACTGCAGAGGACGTCCGCACACTCGGCATCGAAGTCGGCGATTTCGTCTCACTCGATCCGCGGGTCGAACTGTGTGATAACGGATTCATCAAATCCCGTCATCTTGACGACAAGGCGAGTGTCGCAATCCTGCTGCAGCTGATCGAGCAGCTCCGTGATGAAAAGATTAAACTGCCGTACACGACCCACTTCCTCATTTCCAACAACGAGGAGATCGGCTACGGCGGCAATTCGAACATCCCGCCGGAAACCGTCGAGTACTTGGCGGTCGACATGGGCGCCATGGGCGACGGGCAGTCGACCGACGAGTTCACGGTGTCCATCTGCGTCAAAGATGCGAGCGGCCCGTACCACCTCGGCCTGCGTCAGGCACTCACCCAGCTCGCGAAGCAGCATGACATCCCGTATCAGCTCGACATCTATCCGTATTATGGCTCGGATGCATCGGCCGCCATCAAAGCCGGCCATGATATCATCCACGGCCTGATCGGACCGGGCATCGATTCGTCACATGCGTTCGAGCGCACGCACGAAGACTCCCTGAGATGCACGCTGCAGCTGCTGTACCACTATGTCCAATCGGAAATGCAGCAATAA
- a CDS encoding RAxF-45 family protein yields the protein MEQTAALTGVQVDTSMYFARVITFDFLADGIRLSIFRKPKNRSAAD from the coding sequence ATGGAACAAACAGCAGCGCTGACAGGTGTACAGGTGGATACGTCCATGTATTTTGCACGTGTCATTACGTTCGATTTTTTGGCCGACGGGATACGTCTGTCCATTTTTAGAAAACCAAAAAATCGAAGCGCAGCTGATTGA
- a CDS encoding LrgB family protein produces the protein MQLIALTLGFVLLTVVVYFAMDVVYVKFHKPFLVPIITTTGVLIIVLTAFDIPYETYMIGGQWIDKLLGPAVVSLAVPLYKQRGLLKRHWFPIAAGVLAGSGTGMVTGVLFAKLAGFPKELVLSLLPKSITTPIAMQIAGQVGGVPALAAVFVIIAGISGVLISSWLLRALGLDSPLGRGIGLGAATHAIGTSKAIEYGEQEASLSSVAMTLSAILGSLLGPVVAWLFYM, from the coding sequence ATGCAGCTGATCGCGCTCACACTTGGATTCGTCCTGCTGACGGTGGTTGTCTATTTCGCCATGGATGTCGTGTATGTGAAATTCCATAAGCCGTTCCTCGTGCCGATCATCACGACGACCGGAGTCCTGATCATTGTGCTGACCGCTTTCGATATCCCATATGAAACGTATATGATCGGCGGCCAATGGATCGACAAGCTGCTCGGTCCGGCGGTCGTATCTTTGGCGGTTCCGCTGTACAAGCAGCGCGGCCTGCTGAAACGGCACTGGTTCCCGATTGCGGCCGGCGTCCTCGCTGGCAGCGGGACAGGCATGGTGACAGGTGTATTGTTCGCGAAACTCGCCGGTTTCCCAAAGGAGCTCGTCCTGTCCCTCCTGCCCAAATCGATCACGACACCGATTGCCATGCAGATCGCCGGGCAGGTTGGCGGTGTTCCGGCGCTCGCCGCCGTCTTCGTCATCATCGCCGGCATCTCCGGCGTCCTGATCAGCAGCTGGCTGCTGCGCGCACTGGGTCTCGACTCGCCGCTCGGCCGGGGGATCGGCCTCGGCGCCGCGACACATGCGATCGGTACATCGAAGGCGATCGAATACGGCGAACAGGAAGCGTCGCTCAGCTCCGTCGCCATGACGCTGTCCGCGATCCTCGGCTCGCTGCTCGGCCCGGTCGTCGCCTGGCTGTTCTATATGTAA
- a CDS encoding ATP-dependent Clp protease ATP-binding subunit, with the protein MKCQQCGQNQATMSLRLQVNQQAMQMNLCQSCFRQLKGQMAAGSMPSFSANTGGFFQENGGKQSYTQVREPEQQQPGLLDELAHNLSDDARNGKIDPVIGRDQELKRVIETLNRRNKNNPVLIGEPGVGKTAIAEGLARKIHEGDVPAKLLNKQVYVLDVASLVSNTGIRGQFEERMKELIAELESRDDVLLFVDEIHLLVGAGTAEGSKMDAGNILKPALARGTMQLIGATTLKEYRQIEKDAALERRFQPIIVKEPSAEDTVKILNGIKDRYEGFHEVSYPEDAVKAFVTLSERYIQDRYLPDKAIDLMDEVGARLNLAHEAGDADALRTRLEETVRLKEQAAEQEDYEKAAELRTEEMSLRQKLDAAQEQGGTSATVVTVADIERIVEEKTGIPVTKLQAAEQAKMKGLAANLSRQVIGQDEAVDKIAKAIRRSRAGLKSKDRPIGSFLFVGPTGVGKTEITKVLAAELFGTRDAFIRLDMSEYMEKHAVSKLIGSPPGYVGHEEAGQLTEQIRRNPYSIVLLDEIEKAHPDVQNMFLQIMEDGRLTDSHGRTVSFKDTVIIMTSNAGTGIAKKASVGFNKTEHESVAMLDMLGDYFKPEFLNRFDAIVSFSELSEENLLAITDLMLADLQDAIEEHSIDITITDEAKRALVSLGYDKRFGARPLRRVIQDKIEDPLTDLLLEEDDVAAVTVGVENEEITVTKA; encoded by the coding sequence ATGAAATGCCAGCAATGCGGACAAAACCAAGCCACTATGAGTCTCAGACTGCAAGTGAACCAGCAGGCGATGCAGATGAATCTTTGCCAGTCCTGCTTCCGGCAGCTGAAAGGGCAGATGGCTGCAGGCAGCATGCCGTCGTTCTCAGCGAATACCGGCGGCTTCTTCCAGGAAAATGGAGGCAAGCAGTCCTATACGCAAGTACGGGAGCCTGAACAGCAGCAGCCCGGACTGCTCGATGAACTCGCGCACAACTTATCGGATGATGCCCGGAACGGCAAGATCGACCCGGTCATCGGACGCGATCAGGAACTGAAGCGTGTCATCGAAACATTGAACCGGCGCAATAAGAACAACCCGGTCCTCATCGGGGAACCGGGCGTCGGGAAGACAGCGATCGCTGAAGGTCTTGCACGCAAGATCCATGAAGGCGACGTGCCGGCTAAACTATTGAACAAACAAGTATATGTGCTCGATGTTGCGTCACTCGTGAGCAACACCGGTATCCGCGGCCAGTTCGAGGAACGCATGAAGGAACTGATCGCCGAGCTGGAATCGCGTGATGACGTCCTGCTGTTCGTGGATGAAATCCACTTGCTCGTCGGAGCGGGCACAGCGGAAGGATCGAAAATGGATGCCGGCAACATCCTGAAACCGGCGCTCGCCCGCGGCACGATGCAGCTGATCGGTGCGACGACGCTGAAAGAGTACCGCCAGATCGAGAAGGACGCAGCACTGGAACGGCGCTTCCAGCCGATCATCGTCAAGGAACCGTCTGCGGAAGACACCGTGAAGATCCTCAACGGCATCAAAGACCGCTATGAAGGATTCCACGAAGTGAGCTATCCGGAAGATGCTGTCAAAGCATTCGTCACGTTATCCGAACGCTATATCCAAGACCGGTACTTGCCTGACAAAGCGATCGATCTGATGGACGAAGTCGGTGCCCGTCTGAATCTTGCCCATGAAGCGGGAGATGCGGACGCACTTCGGACACGTCTTGAGGAAACTGTTCGCCTGAAAGAGCAGGCTGCAGAACAGGAAGATTACGAAAAAGCGGCCGAGTTGCGCACGGAGGAAATGAGCCTGCGGCAGAAACTCGACGCAGCACAAGAGCAGGGCGGCACGAGTGCCACAGTTGTGACGGTCGCGGACATCGAACGGATCGTCGAAGAGAAGACCGGTATTCCGGTTACGAAACTGCAGGCAGCCGAGCAGGCGAAGATGAAAGGCCTTGCCGCAAACCTGAGCCGGCAGGTCATCGGTCAGGACGAAGCGGTCGATAAAATCGCGAAAGCCATCCGCCGCAGCCGCGCCGGATTGAAGTCGAAAGACCGTCCGATCGGCTCGTTCCTGTTCGTCGGACCGACCGGTGTCGGGAAAACGGAAATCACGAAAGTGCTGGCGGCCGAATTGTTCGGTACACGGGATGCCTTCATCCGCCTCGATATGAGTGAGTATATGGAGAAACACGCCGTGTCGAAACTGATCGGTTCGCCTCCTGGATACGTCGGTCATGAGGAAGCGGGTCAGCTGACGGAACAGATCCGCCGCAATCCGTACAGCATCGTCCTGTTGGATGAAATCGAGAAAGCCCATCCCGATGTGCAGAACATGTTCCTGCAGATCATGGAGGACGGCCGCCTGACCGATTCACACGGACGTACTGTCAGCTTCAAAGATACGGTCATCATCATGACGAGCAACGCAGGCACCGGTATAGCGAAGAAAGCAAGCGTCGGATTCAATAAGACTGAACATGAGTCGGTCGCGATGCTCGATATGCTTGGCGACTACTTCAAACCCGAGTTCCTGAACCGGTTCGATGCGATCGTTTCGTTCAGCGAACTGTCGGAAGAGAACCTGCTCGCAATCACCGACCTCATGCTCGCCGATCTGCAGGATGCAATCGAGGAGCACAGCATCGACATCACGATTACGGACGAAGCGAAACGTGCACTCGTCTCACTCGGCTATGACAAACGGTTCGGCGCACGTCCGCTCCGCCGTGTCATCCAGGATAAAATCGAAGACCCATTGACGGATCTTCTGCTGGAAGAAGACGACGTGGCAGCGGTGACAGTCGGTGTCGAGAACGAAGAGATCACTGTGACAAAAGCATAA
- a CDS encoding aromatic acid exporter family protein, with translation MRSIHFHGSRIVKTGIAIFLTGVICDWFGWPPVFAVITAIVTIEPTVSDSIKKGIVRFPASAIGSAYAVFFISLFGNSPITYTLAAVFTILTCYKLKLHAGLLVATLTSVAMVEVIHSNYLIAFFIRLGTTTVGLTVSTLVNMIVFRPDYRQDIAKNIQTIGARAGSILEHTFRTVLFDAAADRKADGIPIHQLTQDIRKTEVLLRYQRDESSLHPLIGGDKDELLLAERQLLYLHNLDYHLGNLLQVPIRSLAWTEAERAVIMDAVAALADDLQHAAEYDAERHNAQLKAITDLFWEDNEELTKHNYIHPTKFPPELIILYELVTIYDLVDRYYNPESPAGSVQPG, from the coding sequence ATGCGGAGCATCCATTTCCACGGCAGCCGGATCGTCAAGACCGGAATCGCCATCTTTCTGACAGGTGTCATCTGTGACTGGTTCGGGTGGCCGCCTGTATTCGCGGTCATCACAGCCATCGTCACGATCGAGCCAACCGTGAGTGATTCCATCAAAAAAGGGATCGTCCGGTTTCCGGCATCCGCCATCGGCTCCGCCTATGCGGTGTTCTTCATCTCCCTGTTCGGTAATTCCCCGATCACCTATACACTCGCTGCAGTGTTCACCATTCTTACCTGCTATAAATTGAAGCTGCATGCCGGATTGCTCGTCGCGACACTGACGTCGGTCGCCATGGTGGAAGTGATCCACAGCAATTATCTGATTGCGTTCTTCATCCGTCTGGGCACGACGACGGTCGGCCTGACCGTATCGACCCTCGTCAACATGATCGTCTTCCGCCCGGATTACCGGCAGGATATTGCGAAGAATATCCAGACAATCGGGGCCCGTGCCGGTTCGATTCTCGAGCACACCTTCCGGACGGTGCTTTTTGATGCCGCTGCAGACCGGAAGGCGGATGGGATCCCGATTCATCAGCTCACACAGGATATCCGCAAAACGGAAGTCCTTCTCCGGTATCAGCGTGACGAATCCAGCCTGCATCCTCTCATCGGCGGCGATAAGGATGAGCTGCTGCTGGCGGAGCGTCAGCTGCTCTACCTGCACAACCTCGATTACCATCTCGGCAACCTTCTGCAGGTCCCGATCCGGTCGCTGGCATGGACGGAAGCCGAGCGGGCTGTCATCATGGACGCTGTTGCAGCACTTGCGGATGATCTGCAGCATGCAGCTGAGTATGACGCAGAGCGCCATAACGCCCAGTTGAAAGCGATCACCGATCTGTTCTGGGAGGACAATGAAGAACTGACGAAGCATAACTATATCCACCCGACAAAGTTTCCGCCGGAACTGATCATCCTTTACGAACTCGTCACAATCTACGACTTGGTGGACCGCTATTATAATCCCGAATCACCGGCCGGTTCCGTTCAGCCCGGCTGA
- a CDS encoding YqhV family protein — MVAVIERALLLMVLLRVLSGSIEITAAALMYKFNDLEKAFYINSMLALVGPVILVTTTGLALSGLTEKISLTRIICLFAGVILIVYSLKAK, encoded by the coding sequence GTGGTTGCTGTTATTGAACGGGCGCTGCTGCTCATGGTGCTGCTGCGTGTGCTATCGGGAAGTATCGAGATCACGGCTGCGGCTTTGATGTACAAGTTCAATGATTTGGAGAAAGCGTTTTACATTAACAGTATGCTGGCGCTGGTCGGTCCGGTGATTCTTGTTACGACGACGGGGCTTGCGCTGAGCGGACTGACAGAAAAGATTTCGCTGACGCGGATCATCTGCCTGTTTGCCGGAGTCATCCTGATCGTCTACAGCCTGAAGGCGAAATGA
- a CDS encoding MFS transporter, giving the protein MNKTTNEVSVWCIISLASIPLVMTLGNSMLIPVLPILEDKVGITSFQSSMIITSYSVAAIFLIPIAGYLSDRFGRKMVIVPSLILALIGGLVAGFASWKMDSPFTVIIIGRILQGIGAAGAMPIVLPLVGDLYQDDEEKTSSSLGIIETSNTFGKVLSPILGSVFAAFLWFLPFFSISALSLLSLVLIFFCVKVPREKDEPVKFKEFLRSTKKVFKAEGRWLYTVFLNGVLVMLILFSMLFFLSENLEKVHDIKGIKKGFVLAIPLLLLCIASFASGKWIKGSLKTMKRLIIACLILMSVSVVFVGFVSKKLILLLIVTSLVGIAIGAMLPALDAMITHNIDKSLRGTVSSFYSSARFIGVAAGPPVMSLIMKNMLNTGYITAGILGAILLFVVWKFVRTDEEEEPAAEAKA; this is encoded by the coding sequence ATGAACAAAACAACTAACGAGGTAAGCGTCTGGTGCATCATCAGTCTCGCTTCCATTCCGCTCGTCATGACGCTTGGGAATTCGATGCTCATCCCTGTCCTGCCGATCCTGGAGGACAAAGTGGGGATCACCTCATTCCAGTCGAGCATGATCATCACGAGCTATTCGGTCGCTGCTATTTTTCTGATTCCGATTGCAGGGTATCTCTCGGACCGGTTCGGGCGGAAGATGGTCATTGTGCCCAGTCTGATCCTAGCTCTCATCGGCGGACTGGTCGCCGGATTCGCCTCTTGGAAAATGGATAGCCCGTTCACCGTCATCATCATCGGACGAATCCTCCAAGGGATAGGCGCAGCGGGCGCCATGCCGATCGTCCTGCCGCTCGTCGGCGATCTGTACCAGGACGACGAAGAGAAGACCAGCTCGAGTCTCGGCATCATCGAGACATCCAATACATTCGGCAAAGTGCTGAGTCCGATTCTCGGATCCGTGTTCGCAGCATTCCTATGGTTCCTGCCGTTCTTCTCCATTTCCGCACTCAGCCTACTATCGCTTGTCCTGATCTTCTTCTGCGTCAAAGTGCCGAGGGAAAAAGACGAACCTGTGAAGTTCAAGGAATTCCTCCGCAGCACGAAAAAGGTGTTCAAAGCGGAGGGCCGCTGGCTGTATACCGTCTTCCTGAACGGCGTCCTCGTCATGCTGATCCTGTTCAGCATGCTGTTTTTCCTGTCTGAGAACCTCGAGAAGGTGCATGACATCAAAGGCATCAAGAAGGGATTTGTCCTGGCGATTCCGCTGCTGCTGCTGTGCATCGCATCGTTCGCTTCCGGCAAATGGATCAAAGGCAGCCTGAAAACGATGAAACGGCTGATCATCGCCTGTCTCATCCTTATGTCGGTGAGTGTTGTGTTCGTCGGATTCGTCAGCAAAAAACTGATTTTACTGCTCATCGTGACAAGCCTGGTCGGTATCGCGATCGGTGCCATGCTGCCGGCGCTTGACGCCATGATCACGCACAACATCGACAAGTCGCTGCGGGGAACGGTCTCGTCCTTCTATAGTTCTGCGCGCTTCATCGGCGTCGCGGCCGGGCCGCCCGTCATGTCGCTCATCATGAAGAACATGCTGAACACCGGCTATATCACCGCCGGCATTCTTGGTGCCATCCTGCTGTTCGTCGTCTGGAAGTTCGTCCGGACAGATGAAGAGGAGGAGCCTGCAGCGGAAGCCAAGGCATGA
- a CDS encoding DUF4309 domain-containing protein — MNRRLTFAAVLLTGTLAACSGPDNGEPADGDNPAAEQPAADPDTSPDSTDSMGDEDTTADRGESSDSGSTSDDPAASEDDTPASDGSSFSGHGTSDSTDGNGSEASDQNEDSSDDPSVADEQKQMAIDTLNDLVADGKKGKVYALTDTFCVGKTTQTDVYNEIGQPERQDTFDRYTGSMGRASYDLRYDKNGVLVEARYLGTNVERQTNLGGITSEDLVKQLGQPDEERSLPKTKQVNYTYDLGSYKMQFILNDKDTTDHVNLLLK, encoded by the coding sequence ATGAACAGACGACTGACTTTCGCAGCAGTGCTGCTGACAGGCACACTGGCCGCATGCTCCGGCCCGGACAACGGGGAACCAGCGGACGGCGACAACCCGGCAGCAGAACAACCTGCAGCAGACCCGGATACTTCCCCAGACAGCACGGACAGCATGGGAGATGAAGACACGACTGCCGACCGCGGCGAATCATCGGACAGCGGCAGTACATCGGATGATCCGGCTGCCTCAGAGGACGACACGCCAGCCAGTGACGGGTCCTCATTCTCAGGCCATGGCACGTCAGATTCAACGGACGGAAACGGCTCAGAAGCATCGGATCAGAACGAGGACAGTTCTGACGATCCGTCTGTCGCAGATGAACAGAAACAGATGGCGATCGATACACTGAACGATCTTGTCGCAGACGGTAAAAAAGGCAAAGTCTATGCGCTGACCGATACGTTCTGCGTCGGTAAGACGACCCAGACCGATGTCTACAACGAAATCGGTCAGCCGGAACGTCAGGATACGTTCGACCGTTACACCGGTTCAATGGGACGTGCATCGTATGATCTCCGATACGATAAAAACGGAGTCCTGGTCGAAGCCCGCTATCTCGGCACGAACGTCGAGCGTCAGACGAACCTCGGAGGTATCACTAGCGAGGACCTTGTCAAACAGCTCGGCCAGCCTGACGAAGAGCGTAGTCTGCCGAAGACGAAGCAGGTCAACTATACGTATGACCTTGGTAGCTACAAGATGCAGTTCATCCTGAACGACAAAGACACGACCGATCATGTCAACCTTCTTCTCAAATGA
- a CDS encoding CidA/LrgA family holin-like protein → MSIFIRLLQIAALYLFYLLGSWLQEFLHLPLSGSIVGLLLVLLGLSTGILKLRWIESGAHTLLSVLPIFFIPATIAVMNYGHFFSGRGSLLIPVTILSTVCTMAAASFASIAASRRKGESECS, encoded by the coding sequence TTGTCCATATTCATCCGGCTGCTCCAGATTGCAGCCCTCTATCTGTTTTACCTGCTCGGCAGCTGGCTGCAGGAGTTCCTGCATCTCCCGCTGTCCGGCAGTATCGTCGGCCTGCTGCTCGTCCTGCTCGGACTGTCGACCGGCATTCTGAAACTGCGTTGGATAGAATCCGGCGCCCATACGCTGCTGTCCGTGCTGCCGATCTTCTTCATCCCGGCAACCATAGCTGTCATGAACTACGGTCATTTCTTCTCCGGCAGAGGCAGCCTGCTCATCCCGGTGACTATCCTCAGCACGGTCTGCACGATGGCCGCGGCAAGTTTTGCGAGTATCGCTGCGTCCCGGCGGAAGGGGGAATCGGAATGCAGCTGA
- a CDS encoding LysE family transporter: MNSILLYVFLGVSLAAPIGPVKTVLLNTGIKNGFFHAWFFSLGSLATDILYMGMVYFGIGKFIDSPLLQIILWSFGCFVLLYTGTENLFSLRKTALDVKVGKRTRLRKSIIAGFFMSLLNPLTILFWLGIYGSMLAKTAGISTGMQIILNSFAILVGIMLVDFLMSFLSNGARRLLSSKLLVYVSIVSSFSMIGFGLYFGFQAFRALFLG, translated from the coding sequence ATGAATTCCATTCTGCTGTATGTCTTTCTCGGCGTCTCACTTGCCGCACCGATCGGCCCGGTGAAAACCGTGCTGCTCAACACGGGCATCAAGAACGGATTTTTCCATGCCTGGTTTTTCAGCCTCGGTTCGCTGGCCACGGATATCCTGTACATGGGGATGGTCTATTTCGGCATCGGAAAATTCATCGATTCCCCGCTGCTGCAGATCATCCTATGGTCGTTCGGCTGCTTCGTCCTGCTGTATACCGGCACTGAAAACCTGTTTTCTCTGCGCAAGACGGCCCTGGACGTCAAGGTCGGCAAACGGACCCGCCTGCGGAAATCCATCATTGCCGGATTTTTCATGTCACTGCTCAATCCGCTGACGATCCTATTCTGGCTCGGCATCTACGGCTCCATGCTTGCGAAAACGGCCGGTATTTCGACAGGCATGCAGATCATCCTGAACAGTTTCGCCATCCTTGTCGGAATCATGCTCGTCGATTTCCTCATGTCGTTTTTATCGAACGGTGCCCGCCGCCTGCTGTCTTCCAAGCTGCTGGTATACGTATCCATCGTGTCGTCGTTCTCTATGATCGGCTTTGGTCTTTACTTCGGATTCCAGGCGTTCCGTGCCCTTTTTCTGGGATGA